Proteins encoded by one window of Rouxiella chamberiensis:
- a CDS encoding phage tail protein, whose protein sequence is MMMTLGMMVFMRQTLPYQGLQHNVDYRWPTNNRVGQRATAQFLGPGDEKITLSGLLLPEITGGKVSLATLKALADLGRAWPLIGGDGTIYGMYVVENINTNASEFFSDGSARRIEFNASLLRVDESLTAMFGDLKTQANDLLGQGNNLSSSVQSVIGSLSSQAQTIVGGCCHDHLSEPAGRGRGYAGFYD, encoded by the coding sequence ATGATGATGACATTAGGCATGATGGTATTCATGCGCCAGACCTTGCCCTATCAGGGGTTGCAGCACAACGTTGATTATCGATGGCCGACCAATAACCGTGTAGGCCAGCGCGCGACCGCGCAATTTCTCGGGCCAGGCGACGAGAAAATAACCCTCAGCGGGCTACTACTTCCGGAAATTACCGGCGGTAAAGTGTCATTGGCAACGCTCAAGGCGCTGGCAGACTTGGGGCGGGCATGGCCGCTGATTGGAGGCGATGGCACGATTTATGGAATGTACGTGGTTGAAAATATCAACACCAATGCATCGGAGTTTTTCTCTGACGGCAGCGCCCGCCGTATTGAATTTAACGCGAGCCTCCTGCGCGTAGATGAGTCGCTGACTGCGATGTTTGGCGATTTAAAAACGCAGGCTAACGATTTGCTGGGACAAGGCAACAACCTTTCTTCAAGCGTTCAATCTGTAATCGGTAGCCTATCCTCTCAGGCTCAAACTATTGTCGGGGGCTGTTGTCATGATCACCTCAGTGAACCTGCCGGCAGGGGCCGAGGTTACGCCGGATTTTATGATTAA
- a CDS encoding phage late control D family protein, with product MITSVNLPAGAEVTPDFMINLDQRDITQNIRSRLLSLNLTDNRGFEADQLDIELDDADGMVTMPERGAVLSVFLGWKGSALVGKGSFTVDEVEHHGAPDTLTIRARSADFRGTLNSRRALSYHDTTLGEVVTQIAERNNLKAMLADGLANIAIPHIDQTQETDAKFITRLATLNGAIAAVKQGRLLFIKPGTGVTATGKPIPQMTIIRKDGDRHSFSIADRGAYTGVTASWLHTKDPAPKKVKVKRKKSEPHLRALEHPKAKVKKKATKKPEEKEGEYMAGTEDNVLALTTVYATKSAAMRAATSKWEKLQRGVAEFSLTLAMGRADLFPETPVTVSGFKTVIDAQRWIISKVQHNMSNSGFITMLNLEVLLSDVSYEEFE from the coding sequence ATGATCACCTCAGTGAACCTGCCGGCAGGGGCCGAGGTTACGCCGGATTTTATGATTAACCTCGACCAGCGCGACATAACGCAAAATATCCGCTCACGATTACTGTCACTGAACCTTACCGATAATCGTGGGTTTGAAGCTGACCAGCTTGATATTGAGCTGGACGACGCCGACGGCATGGTAACCATGCCGGAGCGCGGAGCCGTATTGTCGGTATTTCTTGGGTGGAAGGGTTCCGCACTGGTTGGAAAGGGGAGCTTTACCGTTGATGAAGTTGAACATCATGGCGCGCCTGATACGCTGACAATTCGCGCCCGCAGTGCCGATTTCAGAGGCACGCTAAATTCCCGTCGTGCCTTGTCCTACCATGACACCACGCTGGGTGAGGTTGTTACACAGATTGCCGAGCGCAATAACTTGAAAGCCATGCTGGCCGACGGGCTGGCAAACATTGCGATCCCGCATATCGACCAGACGCAGGAGACGGACGCTAAATTTATTACTCGCCTGGCAACGTTGAATGGCGCAATAGCTGCCGTAAAACAGGGTCGTCTGTTGTTTATCAAGCCAGGCACAGGCGTAACCGCCACCGGTAAGCCTATCCCACAAATGACCATCATCCGAAAAGATGGCGATCGCCACAGTTTCAGTATTGCTGACCGAGGGGCATACACTGGCGTAACGGCTAGTTGGCTGCACACTAAAGACCCTGCGCCCAAAAAGGTAAAGGTGAAGCGCAAGAAAAGCGAGCCACACCTGCGCGCTCTGGAACACCCTAAGGCCAAGGTGAAGAAGAAAGCGACCAAAAAGCCCGAGGAAAAAGAAGGCGAATACATGGCCGGAACGGAGGACAACGTGCTGGCTCTTACCACAGTTTATGCGACCAAGTCAGCGGCCATGCGTGCAGCGACATCCAAATGGGAGAAGTTGCAGCGCGGTGTGGCGGAATTTTCTTTAACGCTGGCAATGGGGCGTGCGGATCTCTTTCCTGAAACGCCGGTAACGGTCAGTGGATTCAAAACGGTAATTGATGCCCAGCGGTGGATAATCAGTAAGGTACAGCACAATATGAGCAATAGCGGCTTTATTACCATGCTGAATTTAGAGGTGCTGCTGTCAGATGTGAGCTATGAGGAATTTGAGTGA
- a CDS encoding ogr/Delta-like zinc finger family protein produces MMNCPLCQNTAHTRSSRFLSTETKERYHQCTNINCGCTFKSLETIEYIISKPALINPVPPHPGRGNQGNLWI; encoded by the coding sequence ATGATGAATTGCCCGCTTTGCCAAAATACCGCTCATACTAGATCCAGTCGATTCCTCAGTACTGAAACAAAAGAAAGATATCACCAATGCACAAATATTAACTGCGGGTGCACTTTTAAATCACTTGAAACCATTGAGTATATAATTTCAAAACCTGCTTTGATCAATCCAGTGCCACCGCATCCTGGTCGAGGCAATCAAGGCAATCTTTGGATTTAA
- the mug gene encoding G/U mismatch-specific DNA glycosylase, whose protein sequence is MITDIISSNLQVVFCGINPGLSTAHHGFHFANGNNRFWKVIHQAGFTERQLKPEEEQHLLDTRCGITMLVERPTVEATELARNELQEGGEALKAKMMQYQPKALAVLGKQAFSSAFGIRKVAWGRQELMIGETEVWVLPNPSGLNRATLDELVNRYRELFDAIE, encoded by the coding sequence ATGATTACTGACATTATCAGTTCGAACCTGCAGGTGGTTTTTTGCGGCATTAATCCGGGTCTTTCGACGGCGCATCACGGCTTTCATTTTGCCAATGGCAACAACCGCTTCTGGAAGGTCATCCATCAGGCAGGATTCACGGAACGGCAGCTCAAACCGGAAGAGGAGCAGCATCTGCTGGATACGCGCTGCGGCATTACGATGCTGGTCGAACGCCCAACGGTCGAGGCGACGGAACTGGCTCGCAATGAGTTGCAAGAGGGCGGAGAAGCGCTGAAAGCGAAAATGATGCAGTATCAACCGAAAGCGCTGGCAGTATTGGGCAAGCAGGCTTTTAGCAGCGCGTTTGGTATTCGCAAGGTCGCGTGGGGCCGTCAGGAACTGATGATAGGTGAAACGGAAGTCTGGGTTCTACCGAATCCAAGCGGCCTCAATCGCGCGACATTGGACGAACTCGTTAATCGCTATCGCGAGTTGTTTGATGCCATTGAATAG
- the dnaG gene encoding DNA primase, with translation MAGRIPRVFINDLLARTDIVDLIDARVKLKKQGKNYHACCPFHHEKTPSFTVNSDKQFYHCFGCGAHGNAVDFLMNYDRLEFVECIEELATMQGLEVPYEVGTGPTPMERHQRQSLYQLMEPLSEFYRQSLKQPAGAPAREYLAQRGLSDEVINHFAIGFAPQGWDNALKRFGKTADDRSSLTDAGMLITNEQGRTYDRFRERVMFPIRDKRGRVIAFGGRVLGDALPKYLNSPETEIFHKGRQLYGLYEAQKNHPAPSRLLVVEGYMDVVALAQFGIDYAVASLGTSTTAEHIQLLFRATDTVICCYDGDRAGREAAWRALETALPYLQDGRQLRFMFLPDGEDPDTLVRKEGKEAFEQRMEEAHSISTFLFDTLMPQVDLSSPEGRTKLSMLALPLVSQVPGETLRLYLRQQLGNKLGILDDSQLEKLMPKPAESANSYQAPQLKRTTMRILIGLLVQNPQLATLIPSLQGLEQSKIPGLDLLKELADICNAQPGLKTGQLLEMYRDNKFGPQLEILAMWDDIADRDIAEKTFLDALDHLFDSALLQRLDTLLARSRTEGLTAEEREEVRAINEARGRKG, from the coding sequence ATGGCTGGGAGAATTCCGCGCGTATTCATCAATGACTTGCTGGCTCGCACCGACATCGTCGATTTAATCGATGCCCGTGTAAAGCTCAAGAAGCAAGGCAAGAACTACCACGCGTGCTGCCCATTTCACCATGAGAAGACACCCTCATTTACCGTAAACAGCGATAAGCAGTTTTATCACTGTTTCGGTTGTGGCGCTCACGGCAACGCCGTCGACTTCCTGATGAATTACGACCGACTCGAGTTTGTCGAATGCATCGAGGAACTGGCGACCATGCAAGGTCTGGAAGTGCCGTATGAAGTTGGCACCGGCCCTACCCCGATGGAACGCCATCAGCGTCAAAGTCTTTATCAGTTGATGGAACCGCTCAGCGAGTTTTATCGGCAGTCACTTAAACAACCTGCTGGCGCACCTGCCCGCGAGTATCTGGCTCAACGCGGTTTAAGCGATGAAGTAATCAACCATTTTGCCATTGGTTTCGCCCCGCAAGGCTGGGACAACGCGTTAAAACGCTTTGGCAAGACCGCAGACGACAGAAGCTCTCTGACCGACGCCGGTATGTTGATTACCAACGAACAAGGGCGAACTTACGACCGTTTCCGTGAACGCGTCATGTTCCCTATCCGTGATAAACGCGGAAGGGTGATTGCGTTTGGTGGACGAGTGCTGGGCGACGCCTTACCCAAATATCTCAACTCCCCGGAAACCGAGATTTTCCATAAAGGCCGCCAGCTGTATGGCCTTTATGAAGCACAGAAAAATCATCCTGCGCCTTCCCGCCTGTTGGTGGTTGAAGGCTATATGGACGTCGTTGCGTTGGCGCAGTTCGGCATCGATTATGCCGTCGCCTCACTCGGAACCTCGACCACCGCTGAACATATTCAGCTGTTGTTCCGCGCGACCGATACGGTTATCTGCTGTTACGACGGCGACCGCGCAGGCCGGGAAGCAGCCTGGCGCGCGCTTGAAACCGCCTTGCCGTATCTGCAGGATGGCCGCCAGTTGCGGTTCATGTTTTTACCCGACGGTGAAGACCCGGACACTCTGGTACGAAAAGAAGGCAAAGAGGCCTTTGAGCAGCGTATGGAAGAGGCGCATTCGATCTCGACCTTCCTGTTCGATACCTTGATGCCGCAGGTTGATCTGAGCAGTCCCGAGGGTCGCACCAAGCTGAGTATGCTGGCGCTGCCGTTGGTAAGTCAGGTTCCGGGCGAGACATTGCGGCTCTATCTGCGTCAGCAGTTGGGCAACAAGCTCGGAATTCTGGATGATAGCCAGTTGGAAAAACTGATGCCGAAGCCGGCTGAAAGTGCAAATAGCTACCAGGCACCCCAGCTAAAACGCACAACCATGCGTATACTGATAGGGTTGCTGGTACAAAATCCACAACTGGCTACACTTATACCCTCGTTGCAAGGTTTAGAGCAATCAAAAATTCCGGGCCTGGATCTGCTTAAAGAGCTGGCCGATATCTGCAATGCGCAGCCTGGCCTGAAAACCGGACAGCTGCTGGAGATGTACCGCGATAATAAATTCGGCCCACAGCTTGAAATCCTGGCAATGTGGGACGATATAGCAGATAGGGACATTGCAGAAAAAACATTCCTGGACGCGCTGGACCATTTGTTTGACTCGGCATTGTTGCAACGACTGGACACTCTGCTTGCCCGTTCACGCACCGAAGGCCTGACCGCCGAAGAACGGGAAGAAGTACGAGCCATCAACGAAGCGCGTGGCAGAAAAGGTTAA
- the rpsU gene encoding 30S ribosomal protein S21, producing the protein MPVIKVRENEPFDVALRRFKRSCEKAGVLAEVRRREFYEKPTTERKRAKASAVKRHAKKLARENARRTRLY; encoded by the coding sequence ATGCCTGTAATTAAAGTACGTGAAAACGAGCCGTTCGACGTAGCTCTGCGTCGCTTCAAGCGTTCCTGCGAAAAAGCGGGTGTTCTGGCCGAAGTTCGTCGTCGCGAATTCTATGAAAAACCGACTACCGAACGTAAACGCGCTAAAGCATCTGCAGTAAAACGCCACGCCAAGAAACTGGCTCGCGAAAACGCACGTCGCACTCGTCTGTATTAA
- the tsaD gene encoding tRNA (adenosine(37)-N6)-threonylcarbamoyltransferase complex transferase subunit TsaD translates to MRVLGIETSCDETGIAIYDTENGLLANQLYSQVKVHADYGGVVPELASRDHVRKTLPLIKEALKEANLTAQDIDGVAYTAGPGLVGALLVGATIGRSLAFAWNVPAIPVHHMEGHLLAPMLEDNPPAFPFVALLVSGGHTQLISVTAIGEYTLLGESIDDAAGEAFDKTAKLLGLDYPGGPLLSKMAQQGVAGRFTFPRPMTDRPGLDFSFSGLKTFAANTIRGNESDAQTHADIARAFEDAVVDTLAIKCKRALEQTGFKRLVMAGGVSANRTLRSKLAEVMEKRGGEVFYARPEFCTDNGAMIAYAGMVRLKTSANTDLGISVRPRWPLDELSPV, encoded by the coding sequence ATGCGAGTACTGGGTATTGAAACGTCCTGTGATGAGACCGGGATAGCAATTTACGACACCGAAAACGGGTTATTGGCTAACCAACTGTATAGTCAGGTAAAAGTCCATGCCGACTACGGCGGTGTGGTGCCGGAACTGGCCTCACGCGACCACGTGCGCAAAACGTTGCCGCTGATAAAAGAAGCGTTGAAAGAAGCGAATCTGACCGCACAGGACATCGACGGCGTAGCGTATACCGCAGGTCCGGGGCTGGTCGGTGCGCTCTTGGTCGGCGCGACAATCGGCCGCTCGCTGGCGTTTGCCTGGAACGTGCCTGCCATTCCTGTGCATCACATGGAAGGCCATCTTCTTGCGCCCATGCTGGAAGACAATCCGCCCGCATTCCCCTTCGTCGCGCTGCTGGTTTCCGGCGGCCATACCCAGCTGATTAGCGTGACGGCCATCGGTGAATACACGCTGCTTGGCGAGTCTATCGACGACGCCGCAGGCGAAGCCTTCGACAAAACGGCAAAACTGCTGGGGCTGGACTATCCCGGCGGTCCGTTGCTGTCGAAAATGGCGCAGCAAGGTGTGGCGGGGCGCTTTACCTTCCCGCGCCCGATGACCGATCGCCCCGGACTCGATTTCAGTTTTTCCGGCCTGAAAACCTTTGCTGCCAACACCATTCGCGGCAATGAAAGCGACGCGCAGACGCATGCCGACATCGCACGCGCCTTTGAAGACGCGGTGGTCGATACGCTGGCTATCAAGTGCAAGCGCGCGCTGGAACAGACCGGATTCAAACGCCTCGTCATGGCGGGCGGCGTCAGCGCCAACCGTACGCTGCGCAGCAAACTGGCCGAAGTGATGGAAAAACGTGGCGGAGAAGTGTTTTACGCCCGTCCTGAATTCTGTACCGACAACGGCGCAATGATTGCCTACGCGGGCATGGTGCGACTGAAAACCAGCGCCAACACGGATCTCGGGATCTCCGTTCGTCCTCGCTGGCCGCTGGACGAACTTTCGCCTGTATAA
- the plsY gene encoding glycerol-3-phosphate 1-O-acyltransferase PlsY encodes MSATALGMIIFAYLCGSISSAILVCRLARLPDPRTQGSGNPGATNVLRVGGKAAAACVLVFDILKGMLPVWLAYKLHVTPMYLGLTAIAACIGHIYPVFFRFKGGKGVATALGAIAPIGWDLTGLMTGTWLLTVLLSGYSSLGAIISALIAPFYVWWFKPQFTFPVAMLSCLILLRHHDNIQRLWRGQETKIWTRLKEKRAARKAAQNGK; translated from the coding sequence ATGAGTGCAACCGCGCTTGGAATGATTATTTTCGCCTACCTTTGCGGCTCGATTTCCAGTGCTATTCTGGTCTGCCGCCTGGCGAGATTACCCGACCCACGAACTCAAGGCTCCGGCAATCCGGGCGCAACCAACGTCCTCAGAGTCGGCGGAAAAGCCGCGGCGGCGTGCGTGCTGGTGTTCGATATCCTCAAAGGCATGCTGCCGGTGTGGCTGGCCTACAAGCTTCATGTGACACCGATGTATCTCGGGCTTACGGCGATTGCAGCCTGCATCGGCCATATCTATCCCGTCTTCTTCCGCTTCAAGGGCGGCAAAGGCGTGGCGACCGCTCTGGGGGCCATCGCTCCCATAGGCTGGGATCTGACCGGCCTCATGACCGGCACCTGGCTGCTGACCGTGCTCCTGAGCGGCTACTCGTCGCTCGGCGCCATTATCAGCGCGCTGATTGCCCCGTTCTACGTCTGGTGGTTCAAACCTCAATTTACCTTCCCCGTCGCCATGCTCTCGTGCCTGATTCTGTTGCGGCATCACGACAATATCCAAAGGCTGTGGCGCGGACAGGAAACCAAAATCTGGACCCGCCTCAAAGAGAAACGCGCCGCCCGAAAAGCCGCGCAAAACGGCAAATAG
- the folB gene encoding bifunctional dihydroneopterin aldolase/7,8-dihydroneopterin epimerase, producing the protein MMDIVFIEQLNVITTIGAFEWEQTIQQKLVFDIELAWDNRKSAKSDDVNDCLSYADVSDVVIEHVTSQSFALVETRGRRGRQSADDALQHPWVRIKLSKPGAIAQAANVGVIIERGQRNK; encoded by the coding sequence ATGATGGATATCGTATTTATTGAGCAACTAAATGTCATCACCACGATCGGCGCTTTCGAGTGGGAACAAACCATTCAGCAGAAACTGGTGTTTGATATCGAACTCGCCTGGGATAACCGAAAATCAGCCAAAAGTGATGACGTCAACGACTGTCTGAGCTACGCCGACGTCAGCGATGTGGTCATCGAACACGTTACGTCACAAAGTTTCGCACTGGTCGAAACGCGTGGCCGAAGAGGTCGCCAGTCTGCTGATGACGCGCTTCAACACCCCTGGGTTCGCATCAAACTGAGCAAGCCGGGCGCCATCGCACAGGCTGCCAACGTCGGCGTTATCATCGAGCGCGGCCAGCGTAATAAATAA
- the bacA gene encoding undecaprenyl-diphosphate phosphatase has product MVTEGHQLLIALIMGIVEGLTEFLPVSSTGHLIIAGNLMGFNDDKSKVFEVIIQLGSILAVVVMFWRRLFGLIGIHFGKKVEHEGIGKGHLTLLHILLGMIPAVVVGLLFSHQIKGLFEPRFVMYALIVGGIYILIAEWVKPKFPKAVGIDDITYLQAFMIGCFQCLALWPGFSRSGATIGGGLLMGVSRYAASEYSFLLAVPMMLGASILDLYKNHSILSWADLPMFAVGFVTAFIVALIAIKTFLTVIKRISFVPFAIYRFIVAGLVYWVFLT; this is encoded by the coding sequence ATGGTAACTGAAGGCCATCAGCTTCTAATTGCGCTGATTATGGGGATTGTGGAAGGGTTGACCGAGTTTCTGCCTGTCTCGTCCACCGGACATTTAATTATTGCCGGTAACTTGATGGGCTTTAACGATGACAAATCGAAGGTTTTCGAAGTCATTATTCAATTAGGTTCCATTCTTGCTGTTGTCGTCATGTTCTGGCGCCGTCTATTTGGCCTTATCGGCATTCATTTCGGAAAGAAGGTTGAGCACGAAGGGATAGGCAAAGGGCATCTTACCCTGCTGCACATCCTGCTCGGCATGATCCCGGCGGTGGTCGTGGGTCTGCTTTTCAGCCATCAGATCAAGGGACTTTTCGAGCCTCGCTTTGTGATGTATGCGCTGATTGTCGGCGGTATCTATATCCTGATTGCCGAATGGGTCAAACCCAAGTTTCCAAAGGCCGTGGGTATCGATGACATTACCTATTTGCAGGCGTTTATGATTGGTTGTTTCCAGTGTCTGGCGCTGTGGCCCGGATTCTCCCGCTCGGGGGCGACTATCGGCGGCGGTTTGCTGATGGGCGTGAGTCGCTATGCGGCGTCCGAATACTCCTTCCTGCTTGCGGTACCAATGATGCTGGGGGCCAGTATTCTTGACCTCTACAAGAATCACTCGATCCTGAGCTGGGCCGATCTGCCCATGTTTGCCGTAGGATTTGTCACGGCGTTTATCGTCGCGTTAATCGCCATCAAAACCTTCCTGACCGTTATCAAACGTATCTCGTTTGTGCCTTTCGCGATTTATCGCTTTATCGTGGCAGGGCTGGTTTACTGGGTGTTTCTGACCTAG
- a CDS encoding TIGR04211 family SH3 domain-containing protein: MHKFRLFGFALIALGITWGAHADEKRYISDDLITYIHSGPGNQYRIVGTLNSGDEVTLKNVNNSTNYGQIVDAKGRDAWIPLDQLSNSPSLRTQVPDLQQQVKTLTDKLTNIDSSWNQRTAEMQQKVSSSDGIINGLKSENQDLKNQLIVAQKKVSAVNVQLDDKQRTIILQWFMYGGGVAGVGLILGLLLPHLVPRRKKKDRWMS, from the coding sequence ATGCATAAATTCCGCCTTTTTGGCTTCGCTTTGATCGCTTTAGGCATCACTTGGGGCGCTCACGCAGATGAAAAGCGCTATATTTCCGACGATTTGATTACCTACATCCACAGTGGTCCGGGCAATCAGTATCGTATCGTGGGTACGTTGAATTCAGGTGATGAAGTGACCCTGAAAAACGTCAACAATAGCACCAACTACGGCCAAATCGTCGACGCCAAAGGCCGCGACGCCTGGATCCCGCTTGACCAGCTGAGCAACTCTCCAAGCTTGCGCACCCAGGTTCCCGACCTTCAGCAGCAGGTGAAAACGCTCACCGACAAACTGACCAATATCGATTCCAGCTGGAACCAGCGCACCGCCGAGATGCAGCAGAAAGTCTCGTCGAGCGATGGCATCATCAATGGTCTGAAGAGTGAAAATCAGGATCTGAAAAACCAGCTGATCGTGGCACAGAAAAAGGTTAGCGCCGTAAATGTGCAACTCGACGATAAACAGAGAACCATTATTCTGCAATGGTTTATGTATGGCGGCGGTGTAGCGGGCGTGGGCCTGATTCTGGGTCTGCTGTTGCCTCATCTGGTGCCGCGCCGCAAGAAGAAAGACCGCTGGATGAGCTGA
- a CDS encoding inorganic triphosphatase: MTLEIELKFIASPAAIAELPEQLSALTCQHSAPQKLTNIYYETPDNRLRKLDMGLRIRGFDDRYEMTIKTAGKVVAGLHQRPEYNVDIATPELDLSLFPADIWPQDVDVAALQAELKPLFRTDFVREKWVITYQQSEIELGLDQGSVSAGELSEPLSEIELEIKQGNTADLLALATLLGQKGGLRLGGLSKAARGYHLAQGNVLRESAPLPVYRAEPKASVEQALSGMLELGLSHWQYQEELWVRGDKTSRISVLQAVEVVRQALVIYGGLIPRKASTDLRARLTELAEKLDKKGLDAEEVCLSADYLQCKLVLTSWLANQQWKPFVDDKSQKKLDGSFKRFADIMLGRTAADLKEAFSQPLTEEGYRDQLARLKRQILAFHLLSGAYPLEEAMVYITVWTELQQAIVQQQHAWEDSARQHAVMQPAFWLNGQPR; encoded by the coding sequence ATGACCTTAGAAATAGAACTAAAATTTATTGCCAGCCCTGCGGCCATCGCCGAGCTTCCGGAGCAGCTGTCTGCGTTGACCTGCCAGCATTCTGCGCCACAAAAACTGACCAATATCTATTACGAAACCCCGGATAACCGTCTTCGCAAGCTGGACATGGGCCTGCGCATCCGCGGTTTTGACGACCGTTACGAGATGACAATCAAAACCGCCGGCAAAGTGGTGGCGGGTTTACACCAACGCCCTGAATATAATGTCGATATCGCCACGCCCGAACTGGATCTGAGCCTGTTCCCGGCAGACATCTGGCCGCAAGATGTTGACGTCGCCGCGCTGCAAGCGGAATTAAAGCCGCTGTTCCGTACTGATTTCGTGCGTGAAAAGTGGGTAATCACTTACCAGCAAAGCGAGATTGAACTTGGTCTGGATCAGGGCAGTGTCTCGGCAGGTGAACTGTCTGAACCATTATCTGAAATCGAACTCGAGATTAAGCAGGGCAATACGGCCGATCTGCTGGCGCTGGCGACCTTGCTGGGTCAAAAAGGCGGTCTGCGTCTGGGCGGCCTGAGCAAGGCGGCACGCGGTTATCATCTTGCACAGGGCAATGTGCTGCGCGAGTCTGCTCCGCTGCCGGTTTACCGCGCCGAGCCGAAAGCCTCCGTCGAGCAGGCGCTGAGCGGCATGCTTGAGCTGGGCCTGAGTCATTGGCAATATCAGGAAGAACTCTGGGTGCGTGGCGACAAAACGTCCCGTATTTCCGTGCTGCAAGCGGTAGAAGTGGTGCGTCAGGCGCTGGTTATCTACGGCGGGCTTATCCCGCGCAAGGCCTCGACCGATCTTCGTGCACGTCTGACTGAACTCGCCGAGAAGCTCGACAAGAAAGGGCTGGACGCCGAAGAAGTCTGCCTGAGCGCCGACTATCTGCAATGTAAGTTAGTGCTTACTTCGTGGTTGGCCAATCAGCAGTGGAAACCGTTTGTCGATGACAAGTCGCAGAAGAAACTCGACGGTTCGTTCAAACGTTTTGCCGACATCATGCTGGGCCGCACCGCAGCCGATCTGAAAGAGGCTTTCTCGCAGCCGCTGACCGAAGAGGGTTATCGCGACCAGCTCGCCCGTCTGAAGCGCCAGATCTTGGCTTTCCACCTGTTGTCGGGTGCGTATCCGCTTGAAGAGGCAATGGTTTATATTACCGTGTGGACCGAACTTCAACAGGCTATCGTGCAGCAGCAGCACGCCTGGGAAGATTCGGCGCGTCAGCATGCCGTTATGCAGCCTGCATTCTGGTTAAACGGCCAGCCCCGTTAA